CTGAGGAGGTTTTTCATTCTGTTTGTGAGAAAAGCGAGCGAGAGTGGACAGAGGCCGTGGCTTTTGTGCGGGAAAATCATGTGGAAGCTGATATCCTGAACCTTGACAATAAAATAAAAGCAGATACTGAAGCTTTTCTGAACCTCGTTGAAATTCAACGTCCTATGGCTGTATTGAATGAGCGGGAGGACGAACAACAACTTGCAACCGCTGCCTAAATTGTAATGGCGAAAAGAGCATTAGTGCGCATGAATGAAGTCTGGGCAATGCGTGAAGAATGCGCGCCCGGCTTTACATCTCGAACCCGAATACATAATTTTTGGATTCGATATAAGGAAGAAAGTGGTGTTCTTCCTCTTGGCAAACATGGGAAAAGATCGAATCCCGAAATCTGGAGCGGCCACATAATAACGTTGAGCCGAAAACTGAAAATTGAAGATTGTGCAAAGCGTGTTATGCCAATTTTAGCCTAACTCAGTATCTTCTGTTAGAACCCATGGAAAAATTAATACTTCCACCGTTATTGGAGCCCTTTCCGGCCGATCTGGAGTGGCGCTTCGGGGGAAGGCGCGGGGACTAGAGCCGGCGGGTCTTCGAGCGGAGCTCATCGATCAGCACCCGCTCGTTCTCGGAATAATCCACCGGCACCTCGACGAGATGGACCCCGCCCGCATCGAGGCAGCCCTTGAGCGTGGGGGCGAGACTTTCGGCCGATTCCACGCGGTGGCCGCTTGCGCCGTAGCTCTCGGCGTAGCGGACGAAATCGGGGTTTCCGTAGTCGAGGCCGAAGTCGGGAAAGCCCATGCCGGTCTGCTTCCACTTGATCATGCCGTAGGCGTTGTCGCGCAGGACGAGCACCACCAGATCGAGCCCGAGGCGGACGGCGGTTTCCAGCTCCTGGGAGTTCATCATGAAGCCCCCATCCCCGCAGATGGCCATGACCGGGGTCTCGGGGTAGACCATCTTCGCCCCCATGGCCGAGGGAAGCCCGGCGCCCATGGTGGCGAGGGCGTTGTCGAGCAGGACGGTGTTCGGGCCGTGGGCCTTGTAGTTCCGGGCGAACCAGATCTTGTAGACGCCGTTATCGAGAGCGATGATGCTGCTTGAGGGCATCACCTCGCGGACCCGGGCCACGAGATACTGCGGGATGACGGGAAAGCGCGCGTCGTCCGTCCGCTCCGCCACATGGGCCTCCACCCCCTTTTTCACCTCCCCAAAGTAGGCGAAATCCCAGGCCGGGTTTTTTTCGAGCTTGGCGGAGAGCCGCTCGATCGTGTCCGCGATGTCGCCGATGACCTCGAGCTGGGGAAAGTAGACCTCATCCACGCTGGCCGAGAAGTTGTTGACGTGAATGACCTTCGTCCCCCCCCGCGCCATGAAAAAGGGCGGCTTTTCGATGACATCGTGCCCGACGTTGATGATGAGATCGGCGTGCTCGATGGCGAAGTGGAGATAATCTTGGCTGGAGAGCGCCGCCGTCCCCAGATACAGGGGATGTCGCTCGTCAATGACGCCCTTGCCCATCTGGGTGTTGAAGAAGTAGATGCCGGTCTTGTCCACGAATTCGGGCAGCGCCTGGCAGGTGCGGTTCCGGTTGGCGGCCGCCCCGATGAGGAGAAGGGGCCGCGCCGCGCCGCGAATCATCTCCGCCGCCTGATCGAGCGCTTTCTGATCGGCGTGCGGGCGTCTTCGGGTGTTCACCTCGAAGAGCTGCGCATCCGCCTCCTCGGCGGCGATGTCCTCGGGCAGCTCGATGTGGACGGCGCCGGGCCGCTCCTCCTCGGCCACCCGGATCGCCTCGCGCACCAGGACCGGAATGTTGTTTCCGTTCACCGCCTGGCGGGTGGACTTGGTGAGGGGGCGCATCATCTCGACCACGTCGATGATCTGGAAGCGGCCCTGCTTGCTCTTCTTGATGGGCTTCTGGCCGGTGATCATCAGGATCGGCATGCCGCCCAGCTGGGCGTAGGCGGCGGGGGTCACCAGATTGGTCGCGCCGGGCCCCAGGGTGGCGAGACAGACCCCCACCTTTCCGGTGAGGCGCCCGTAGGTCGCCGCCATGAAGCCCGCCCCCTGCTCGTGGCGGGTGAGGATGAGCTTGATCCGCGAGTTCCGCAGCGATTCGAGAAAGTCGAGGTTCTCCTCGCCGGGAACGCCGAAGACATACTCCACGCCCTCTTTTTCGAGCGCGCGGACGAAAAGGTCGGATGCTTTCATGGGTTCCTCATGGCCAGGCTTCTGGCATGGACAGGCTTCCGGCTAGGTGCCGATGACGAGCGCCGACTCCCGCTCCCTCATCAGGGCCAACACGGACAGATAGGTCATAATTCCCGTGCGGTGATTTTCGGAAGGGACGTTTTCGATCCGGAAGAAAAAGCGGCCGTGCGCGCCCACTGCCTCCACCTCGTGGATGTTCCGTTGAATCGTCGGGTCGCAGAAGATCCGGATGCGCGTCCTGCGCGGGCCGATGCCGGCGAGCGCCACCGCCGCCGAGACGTTGACGTTGGCCGGAAAACCCCGGCACGCCTCGAGGACATCGCCCTCGAAAATGACCTCGGGCGCCTGGATGCGCGCCAGATCGATTCCCTGTTCGACCACATAAGGAGCGCCGGCGAGGCTGGCCGGCGGCTTGCGCGTCGTCATCGTGACCGAATCGAGCCTTCCCTCGCGGGCCGCCTTGAGGCCGTCGAGGCCGATGATGGCGCACGAGGGCGCATAAATCCGCCCGCCGCCCCGCTCGGCGAGGGCCACCAAGTCCTCCCGATCGAGGAGGGCGCCGATCGAGGTGATGATGACTTCCTTCCCGAGGGGGAGGGCGGCCTCGCAGATGGGCGCTACGGTGGAAACCCCCGCCGCCTCGAGGATCACGTCGGCCCCCTGGACCACCCCCTCAATATCCGACAGCGCGGGCGGCGTCCTCAGCCCCTGAAGAAAAGAAGCTACTTTTCCAGGCGTACGGGTCGTGGCCACCGGAACCTGGACGGGTATCCGGCCCGCGTCCGCGGCCTTAACCACGGCCTTTCCAATCACGCCGAGACCCACCACGCCCAGCTTCACCACGCGCGTGCTCTCCCTGAAACCGGATCATCTCCGCAAACTGCCGGAATGTGTCTTTTCGTGAACTTAATGTAGCACACTTGGTTTCCCCGCCGTTTCCGGCGGGTTGACGCCCCCCGGAAATCCTGATTACATGCCCCCCCCATCAAAAGATGTGCCGGAGGGAAAACGGCTGCCGGGGGGGCGGCTGGCGCGCGTCTGCCTTCCCGAAAAATCCGCGCACGGAACAGACATTCAGCGGGATGTTTCTGTTCTTATGTTTCTGTTCTTGAAATCTCCGGGAGGGGGCGTGCCCCGCCGCCCGGGAAAACGCCAAGCCCGAAAAATACGGAAACTGGCACCAAGCGCTTCGAAAAGGAGGTTCCCCATGAAAAGCAGATGGATTCGGATTCTCTCTCTTTTGGCGGTCATCGGCGGCTTTCTCGCCCTGCCCGTCCACTCCGGTGCGGCCACGCTCCCCTGCCGCGCCGTCAAGCTGATCGTGCCCTGGGGCGCGGGCGGCGGTACGGACGTCATCTTCCGCGTCGTCGCCCGGACAGCGCAAAAGCACCTGGGCAAGGATATCGTCGTCGTCAACATCGGCGGCCAGGGCGGCAACAAGGGCGCCAAGGAGGCCATGCGGGCCAAGGCGAACGGTTGCACGCTCTTCGCGGGCCACGACTCGATGCAGACCTCCTATGTCGGAGGCCGGGTGGATTTCAACTACTTCGGCTTCGAGCCGGTCTCCCTGCTGACCTACACGCCCTCGATCCTCGGCGCCCATCCGGGAACGCCCTGGAAGAGCGCCCAGGATCTGGTCGCGCACGTGAAGAAGAACCCCAGCCAGGTGAAGTTCGGCGCCACCCTCGGCTCGACAAGCCACTTTTTCCCGGTGCTCGTGGAAGCCACCACGGGGGCGAAGTTCAAGTACGTGGCCTTCGACGGCACCCGCCAGCGGATGACCGCCCTGCTCGGCAAGCACATCGATCTCGGCGAACTCAACATCACGGCGGCCAAGAAGTACATCAAGTCGGGCCAGCTCAAGGGCCTCGGCATCGCCACCGAAAAGCGGGACCTCCGCCTGCCGGACATGCCCACCCTCCGCGAGCAGGGGATCGACGTCGTGACGGGCATCAACCGCGGCATATTCCTCCCGAAGGGAACGCCCGCCGCCATCGTGAAGATGTACTCGGATGTCCTCGGCAAGACGATGGCCGACGCCAAGGTCCGGGCGGATCTCGAGGCGAAGGGAACCATCATCCAGTACAAAAACCACGAGGAATACACCGCTTTCCTGAGAGACAACGCCACGATGATCGAGCGCGTCGCCAAACAGGTCGGACTCTACAAGCGGAAGAACTAGCCCGCCGGAAACGCATGGATCGGCCCGGGACGGCATTCGAAAGGATGCCGGCCCGGGTCATCCGGCTTTCTCTCTGGCTTTCTCTCTAGAATCAGGCCTGGACCCGGAGCCTACATGCGACTGCACGCCGACACCGTGATCGCCGCCCTCCTCATCGTCCTCTGCGCGGTGGCCTGGGGCGTCACCTACGCACTGCCGCCCGCCCCCTACGGAACGATGGGGCCGGCCCTCTTCCCCCGCGTGATTCTGGCCTTCCTCATTCCATTGAGCGTGATTTATTTCGTGCAGGGCCTGCTCCGCGATCTCCGCAAAGAGCACGAGGACACAAAAGCGAAGAACTTTTCCTTCGGATGGGTGCGCGAGTACAGCAACGTCATCATCTCTTTCTTCCTCTTTTCCGTGTTTCTCGTGGCGCTCCCCTATACGGGCTTCATCCTGACCGGCACGCTTTTCATTTTTCTCATGCTCTGGGTGCTGGGGCCGCGGGGGGCGCGCCAGATTCCGAAATACATCGCCATATCGGCGGGCGTCACGGGGGGGCTCTATCTGCTGTTCCGTTTCGTCCTGATCGTCATTCTTCCCGAGGGCGATTTATTCGACTGAGGAGAGCGAGAGCGGCCCATGCTGGAAAACGTTCTTCAAGCCTTCACCACCATTTTTCAAATCCACACGCTGATCCTGATAACGATCGGCACGCTGGCGGGCATCGTGGCGGGCGCCATTCCGGGCTTCACCATCGCGCTCGCCGTCATCCTCACGCTCCCCTTCACCTTCGGGATGACGCCCCTTCAGGGGCTGTCCACCATGCTGGGAGTGTTCGTGGGCGGCTTCTCGGGCGGGCTCATCTCCGGGACGCTGCTCGGCATCCCCGGCACGCCCTCATCGGTGGCCACCACCTTCGACGCCTTCCCGATGGCGCGGGGCGGAAAACCCGGCCTCGCGCTGGGGATCGGTATCTGGTCCTCGTTTTTCGGCGGGCTGATCGGGGCGGTGCTGCTCGTCACCGTCGCCCCGCCGCTCGCCCTGTTCGGGCTCAAGTTCGGCCCCTGGGAGTTTTTCTCCCTCTTCGTCTTTGCCCTGACGATCATCGCGAGCCTCTCGGGAGACTCCCTCCTCAAGGGCGCCATCGCGGGGCTGATGGGGCTTCTCCTGCGCACGGTGGGCGATGACGACATCACCGGCATCGAGCGCTTCACCTTCGGGACGGATGGGCTGCGGCAGGGCTTCGCGTTTCTCCCCGTCCTCATCGGCCTGTTCGCCTTCAGCCAGCTGTTGAGCGACGTCGAAACCAAGGAGGAGGCCCAGAGCTCTCTCATCGAAGCCAAGGCCCAGCACGTCAAGATCGAGCCCTGGAACGCCATCAAGACCATCCTCCGCCAGCCGGTGAACCTCATCCGCTCCTCGCTGATCGGCGTCTTCATCGGCGCGCTCCCGGCGGCGGGGGGGAGCATCTCGAACATCCTGAGCTACGATCAGGCCAAGAAAGCATCGAAGTATCCCGAAAAATTCGGCACCGGCATCCCCGACGGCGTCATCGCCTCAGAGGCCGCCAACAACGGAACCGCCGGCGGCGCCCTCATCACGATGATGGCGCTCGGCATCCCGGGCGACATCATCACGGCCGTCATGCTGGGCGCGCTCCTCATCCACAACATCGTGCCGAGCCCGACCTTCATCTCCGAGCGCCCCGATCTCTCCTACGGTATCTTCATCGCTTTCTTTCTCGCCCACTTCGTCATGATCGCGCTT
The nucleotide sequence above comes from bacterium. Encoded proteins:
- a CDS encoding acetolactate synthase large subunit, which produces MKASDLFVRALEKEGVEYVFGVPGEENLDFLESLRNSRIKLILTRHEQGAGFMAATYGRLTGKVGVCLATLGPGATNLVTPAAYAQLGGMPILMITGQKPIKKSKQGRFQIIDVVEMMRPLTKSTRQAVNGNNIPVLVREAIRVAEEERPGAVHIELPEDIAAEEADAQLFEVNTRRRPHADQKALDQAAEMIRGAARPLLLIGAAANRNRTCQALPEFVDKTGIYFFNTQMGKGVIDERHPLYLGTAALSSQDYLHFAIEHADLIINVGHDVIEKPPFFMARGGTKVIHVNNFSASVDEVYFPQLEVIGDIADTIERLSAKLEKNPAWDFAYFGEVKKGVEAHVAERTDDARFPVIPQYLVARVREVMPSSSIIALDNGVYKIWFARNYKAHGPNTVLLDNALATMGAGLPSAMGAKMVYPETPVMAICGDGGFMMNSQELETAVRLGLDLVVLVLRDNAYGMIKWKQTGMGFPDFGLDYGNPDFVRYAESYGASGHRVESAESLAPTLKGCLDAGGVHLVEVPVDYSENERVLIDELRSKTRRL
- a CDS encoding aspartate dehydrogenase, with the protein product MVKLGVVGLGVIGKAVVKAADAGRIPVQVPVATTRTPGKVASFLQGLRTPPALSDIEGVVQGADVILEAAGVSTVAPICEAALPLGKEVIITSIGALLDREDLVALAERGGGRIYAPSCAIIGLDGLKAAREGRLDSVTMTTRKPPASLAGAPYVVEQGIDLARIQAPEVIFEGDVLEACRGFPANVNVSAAVALAGIGPRRTRIRIFCDPTIQRNIHEVEAVGAHGRFFFRIENVPSENHRTGIMTYLSVLALMRERESALVIGT
- a CDS encoding tripartite tricarboxylate transporter substrate binding protein, with product MKSRWIRILSLLAVIGGFLALPVHSGAATLPCRAVKLIVPWGAGGGTDVIFRVVARTAQKHLGKDIVVVNIGGQGGNKGAKEAMRAKANGCTLFAGHDSMQTSYVGGRVDFNYFGFEPVSLLTYTPSILGAHPGTPWKSAQDLVAHVKKNPSQVKFGATLGSTSHFFPVLVEATTGAKFKYVAFDGTRQRMTALLGKHIDLGELNITAAKKYIKSGQLKGLGIATEKRDLRLPDMPTLREQGIDVVTGINRGIFLPKGTPAAIVKMYSDVLGKTMADAKVRADLEAKGTIIQYKNHEEYTAFLRDNATMIERVAKQVGLYKRKN
- a CDS encoding tripartite tricarboxylate transporter TctB family protein, with the translated sequence MRLHADTVIAALLIVLCAVAWGVTYALPPAPYGTMGPALFPRVILAFLIPLSVIYFVQGLLRDLRKEHEDTKAKNFSFGWVREYSNVIISFFLFSVFLVALPYTGFILTGTLFIFLMLWVLGPRGARQIPKYIAISAGVTGGLYLLFRFVLIVILPEGDLFD
- a CDS encoding tripartite tricarboxylate transporter permease, whose product is MLENVLQAFTTIFQIHTLILITIGTLAGIVAGAIPGFTIALAVILTLPFTFGMTPLQGLSTMLGVFVGGFSGGLISGTLLGIPGTPSSVATTFDAFPMARGGKPGLALGIGIWSSFFGGLIGAVLLVTVAPPLALFGLKFGPWEFFSLFVFALTIIASLSGDSLLKGAIAGLMGLLLRTVGDDDITGIERFTFGTDGLRQGFAFLPVLIGLFAFSQLLSDVETKEEAQSSLIEAKAQHVKIEPWNAIKTILRQPVNLIRSSLIGVFIGALPAAGGSISNILSYDQAKKASKYPEKFGTGIPDGVIASEAANNGTAGGALITMMALGIPGDIITAVMLGALLIHNIVPSPTFISERPDLSYGIFIAFFLAHFVMIALQAIGMRVFLAATKLPKYVLAATILFFCATGVFALNNIIFDI